Proteins found in one Pseudomonas sp. P8_241 genomic segment:
- a CDS encoding cation transporter, producing the protein MQVFNVEGMSCGHCVKAITQAVQAKDPAASVRVDLKAREVGVESALTAQQVVEAISEEGYAVKLI; encoded by the coding sequence ATGCAAGTGTTCAACGTTGAAGGTATGTCCTGCGGTCACTGCGTCAAGGCCATCACTCAGGCTGTCCAGGCAAAGGACCCCGCGGCCAGCGTGCGCGTCGATCTGAAGGCCCGAGAAGTTGGCGTGGAAAGCGCGCTGACCGCTCAGCAAGTCGTCGAGGCGATTAGCGAGGAAGGCTACGCAGTAAAGCTGATCTGA